One window from the genome of Candidatus Chlorohelix allophototropha encodes:
- a CDS encoding transglycosylase SLT domain-containing protein codes for MLKSGKPSPQRLKIWLLISGGIIFIIAGSIWVGFQLGQQGGQKTITTNTTSSTNTSSNPSTDDFSLNTSPKATQSQDDSARLAAIADVPYYNGQYSEAVSRYRFVLQSYPNGTGAGSARYGLAQAEFRLGKYKEAIDDYLKFQLEFPSDPRRYLAYFGIGEAQANLGQWEQAIASYQQYLAEGKENAKVIEGYVNYAIAEAYIKGGKQVEALDSYKKAADLKESSSNLLQAQALEKNGDYYAAQGKAEEAVAFYKRILDFAKVQSYRADVAFKIATAYDKAKMVEQANAAYRVVIDQYFGTSAAGNALQILIDRDDSGMDDYFKGYNAYRKGDSTNTLVILDKFLKRPAPTQPVPAISAEVLAAEQLRFARAWYWEAVSYERLNNSDRAISEYKQLAARFPTNEAGEDAQWQLATLLRQQNKADEAITEFAKLSGSPRYGVEAQFNSFSLILQKDGADGALESATKLFNSNSSSGREALFRVAEAYSAQAPDKARPLYQKLAAAKFDDYYSIRAAEILAGVNPLAPVKATPETHPAVFNPQKFAADFERERKELETWLSGWATKTTPNMATPSSPSLEAALKAVREDSGIKRMIELTRLSKTEQANREAMEAQARFSGKPLELYCLALLFNDNRQYSQSILAAKEVFALYQKQSLATGLRSTPTLLQKLIYPLDFQDIILEFSKQYDFDPLLLAGLIKQESAFDPTATSGAEARGLSQVIPATGRSIATTLGISDFSPEDLYQPYTAIRFGAYFLNRQLDNFNGNPYAALAGYNGGPGNVGDWLKANPPEKDFDLFVDGITYGETRQYVRIVYTNYAVYRELYKSK; via the coding sequence ATGCTAAAATCGGGTAAACCCTCGCCACAGCGCCTTAAAATTTGGTTGCTGATAAGCGGGGGTATAATCTTTATAATCGCTGGTTCAATCTGGGTCGGTTTCCAACTTGGGCAACAAGGTGGGCAAAAAACCATAACCACTAATACTACATCCAGCACAAATACCTCGTCTAACCCATCTACAGATGATTTCAGCCTTAATACTTCCCCCAAAGCTACACAGTCACAAGACGATTCGGCGCGACTGGCAGCTATTGCCGATGTGCCCTATTACAACGGGCAGTATAGCGAGGCAGTTTCACGCTATCGTTTTGTGCTACAAAGTTATCCTAACGGTACAGGCGCAGGGTCGGCGCGGTATGGACTTGCCCAAGCCGAATTCCGTTTGGGAAAATACAAAGAAGCGATAGATGACTATCTCAAGTTCCAGCTTGAATTTCCAAGCGACCCTCGCCGCTACCTAGCTTACTTCGGAATTGGCGAAGCGCAGGCGAATCTGGGTCAGTGGGAACAGGCAATTGCGTCATATCAACAGTATCTGGCGGAAGGCAAGGAAAACGCTAAAGTAATCGAAGGTTATGTAAACTACGCTATCGCCGAAGCCTATATTAAGGGTGGCAAGCAGGTAGAAGCGTTGGATAGTTACAAAAAAGCGGCGGATTTAAAGGAAAGTAGCTCGAACCTATTACAAGCACAGGCGCTTGAGAAAAATGGCGATTACTACGCAGCGCAGGGTAAAGCCGAAGAAGCGGTAGCGTTTTACAAGCGTATTCTTGATTTTGCGAAAGTACAAAGCTATCGCGCCGATGTGGCATTTAAAATCGCGACAGCATACGATAAAGCCAAGATGGTAGAGCAAGCTAACGCCGCTTATCGGGTAGTGATTGACCAGTATTTTGGAACTAGCGCAGCCGGAAATGCCTTGCAAATATTAATTGACCGGGATGACTCCGGTATGGATGATTATTTCAAGGGATATAACGCTTATCGAAAAGGCGATTCTACCAATACGCTCGTTATTTTGGATAAGTTCCTGAAACGTCCTGCCCCAACACAGCCCGTTCCCGCAATATCCGCCGAAGTGTTAGCGGCTGAGCAATTGCGGTTCGCCCGCGCATGGTACTGGGAAGCGGTTAGCTATGAGCGGCTCAACAACTCGGATAGAGCAATTAGCGAATACAAGCAACTTGCTGCCCGCTTCCCCACTAACGAAGCTGGAGAGGATGCCCAATGGCAACTGGCAACGTTGCTACGCCAGCAAAACAAGGCGGATGAAGCAATTACCGAGTTTGCCAAGCTCTCAGGCAGTCCCCGCTATGGAGTAGAGGCACAATTCAATAGTTTCAGTCTGATTTTGCAAAAAGATGGCGCAGACGGCGCATTGGAATCGGCTACGAAATTATTCAATAGCAACTCATCCAGCGGCAGAGAAGCGCTCTTTAGAGTGGCAGAGGCTTATAGCGCACAAGCCCCCGATAAAGCGCGTCCCCTTTACCAAAAACTGGCAGCCGCCAAATTTGACGATTATTATTCTATAAGGGCGGCTGAAATACTCGCCGGAGTTAATCCCCTTGCGCCTGTAAAAGCCACTCCCGAAACACATCCGGCAGTTTTTAACCCGCAAAAATTTGCAGCCGATTTCGAGCGAGAACGCAAGGAATTGGAAACATGGTTGTCGGGTTGGGCAACAAAAACAACCCCAAATATGGCTACGCCCTCTAGTCCTTCGCTAGAAGCAGCGCTCAAGGCTGTAAGGGAAGATAGCGGCATAAAACGAATGATAGAATTAACCCGACTGAGCAAAACTGAGCAAGCTAATCGGGAAGCTATGGAAGCGCAAGCTCGTTTTTCAGGTAAGCCGCTCGAATTATATTGTCTGGCGCTGCTTTTCAATGACAATCGTCAGTATAGCCAATCCATTCTTGCCGCTAAGGAAGTATTCGCGCTATACCAGAAGCAAAGCCTTGCCACGGGCTTACGCAGCACACCGACTCTACTGCAAAAATTAATCTATCCGTTGGATTTTCAGGATATTATCCTTGAGTTTTCAAAGCAATATGACTTCGATCCTCTTTTGTTGGCAGGACTTATCAAGCAGGAGAGCGCATTTGACCCCACCGCTACTTCGGGAGCAGAGGCGCGTGGTTTATCTCAGGTAATACCCGCTACCGGGCGAAGTATTGCCACAACATTAGGGATTAGCGATTTCAGCCCTGAAGATTTATACCAACCCTATACCGCAATCCGCTTTGGGGCTTACTTCCTCAATCGGCAGTTGGATAATTTCAACGGCAACCCTTATGCCGCGCTTGCCGGTTATAACGGCGGACCCGGCAATGTGGGGGATTGGTTAAAGGCAAACCCACCGGAGAAAGATTTCGACCTGTTCGTGGATGGTATCACTTACGGGGAAACTCGCCAGTATGTAAGAATCGTTTATACCAATTATGCGGTGTATCGCGAACTTTATAAGAGCAAATAA
- a CDS encoding Nif11-like leader peptide family natural product precursor — translation MSKINVTAFIQKMNSEVTLQHKLENLGDIESLVNFAAQQGYVFSSQDWYDTVESSDGELDDNSLDQITGGKVSFQDFHFVIKVNKATP, via the coding sequence ATGTCTAAAATCAATGTGACAGCTTTTATTCAGAAAATGAACAGCGAGGTTACCTTACAGCACAAGCTCGAAAACTTAGGAGATATAGAATCGCTGGTTAATTTCGCAGCCCAACAGGGTTATGTTTTCAGTTCCCAAGATTGGTATGATACAGTTGAATCTTCTGACGGAGAACTAGATGATAACTCACTTGATCAAATCACTGGTGGGAAAGTATCATTTCAGGATTTCCACTTCGTTATCAAGGTCAATAAAGCAACTCCATAA
- a CDS encoding IS1/IS1595 family N-terminal zinc-binding domain-containing protein — MSHPNCPTCQHNHYVIKAGLNRSRTQRYRCQDCARYFTPQPKPLGYDPRPVS, encoded by the coding sequence ATGAGTCACCCAAACTGCCCGACTTGCCAACATAATCACTATGTCATTAAAGCTGGTCTCAATCGCAGCCGTACCCAGCGTTATCGCTGTCAGGACTGCGCTCGCTATTTTACACCCCAGCCTAAACCGCTAGGCTACGACCCCCGACCCGTAAGCTAG
- a CDS encoding helix-turn-helix transcriptional regulator has protein sequence MNANPRTDSSKNMNTKDTAGKENSENTLKDTFQAEVLKPHRNGGGPAKGIKSVREEEDKNPVPENEIPPKAKSEESSFSFAPKTFLQPYMLLLLKQWSMHGYEVWERLMRMGFPGFDQNDRATVYRALRQLEKEGKVKSEWDTNAEGPARRIYTLTDAGEEFLNVWANGLDQYRKTLDFFFKLYTGGMVPSPFSFNPIIGENNDKNTK, from the coding sequence ATGAATGCTAACCCAAGGACAGATAGCAGTAAAAATATGAATACTAAAGACACTGCTGGTAAAGAAAACAGCGAAAACACTCTGAAAGATACTTTTCAGGCAGAGGTTTTAAAACCCCACCGAAATGGTGGAGGACCCGCCAAAGGCATCAAGAGTGTACGGGAGGAAGAGGATAAAAATCCTGTTCCTGAAAATGAAATTCCACCAAAAGCTAAAAGTGAGGAATCAAGTTTTAGCTTTGCCCCAAAAACTTTTCTGCAACCTTATATGCTACTTCTGTTAAAGCAATGGAGTATGCACGGGTATGAGGTGTGGGAGCGGTTGATGCGAATGGGTTTCCCAGGTTTCGACCAGAACGATCGCGCTACTGTGTACCGAGCGCTGAGGCAGCTTGAAAAGGAAGGCAAAGTAAAAAGCGAGTGGGACACCAATGCAGAAGGTCCAGCCCGTCGCATTTACACCCTGACTGATGCAGGCGAAGAATTCTTGAACGTTTGGGCTAATGGCCTGGATCAATATAGAAAGACTTTAGACTTTTTTTTCAAACTATACACTGGTGGAATGGTTCCTAGTCCCTTTAGTTTTAACCCCATTATCGGGGAAAATAACGATAAAAATACTAAGTAG
- a CDS encoding inositol monophosphatase family protein, translating to MQNLKSTLEFAVWASKQAGDITSHYFKTNLEIETKADTSPVTIADRESEKMLRRLIKDRFPEHGILGEEFGEINAGSSYRWILDPIDGTVSFIHGVPLYGVMMGLEIEGEAVLGVVNMPAINEIVYAAKGLGCFFNGRLTRVSEVKRLDEAMLVAGNVPATPDESFWKVRQRVKNFRGWGDCYAHMLVATGRAEIMLDPELSIWDCAALLPILREAVGTFTDYKGEATIYGQCGISTNGWLFEQVMELVK from the coding sequence ATGCAGAATCTGAAAAGCACCCTTGAATTTGCAGTGTGGGCATCAAAACAGGCAGGCGATATTACCAGCCATTATTTTAAAACCAATCTTGAAATTGAAACTAAAGCTGATACTTCCCCCGTTACAATAGCCGATCGTGAATCTGAAAAGATGTTACGCCGCCTTATTAAAGATCGCTTTCCAGAGCATGGCATTCTAGGTGAAGAATTTGGCGAAATTAACGCCGGTTCCAGTTATCGCTGGATTCTTGACCCTATTGATGGTACCGTTTCATTCATACATGGTGTACCTCTTTATGGGGTGATGATGGGGCTGGAAATTGAGGGGGAAGCTGTGTTGGGGGTAGTAAATATGCCCGCCATAAATGAAATTGTATATGCTGCCAAAGGATTGGGTTGTTTCTTCAACGGCAGACTTACCAGAGTATCTGAGGTAAAGCGACTGGACGAGGCGATGCTGGTGGCAGGTAACGTTCCGGCAACTCCCGATGAGTCTTTCTGGAAGGTCAGGCAGCGTGTCAAGAATTTCAGAGGCTGGGGCGATTGCTACGCCCATATGCTGGTAGCAACCGGACGCGCCGAAATTATGCTTGACCCAGAGCTTTCTATCTGGGATTGTGCCGCGCTGTTGCCGATTTTGCGGGAAGCCGTCGGAACTTTTACCGATTATAAGGGAGAAGCTACAATTTACGGGCAATGCGGGATTTCTACTAACGGTTGGTTATTTGAGCAAGTTATGGAATTGGTAAAGTAG
- a CDS encoding Nif11-like leader peptide family RiPP precursor has translation MSKINAAAFIQKMNSDVTLQHKLEKLGNMDIESLINFAAQQGYVFNHQNWRDAVESSYGELDENVLEQVAGGINPQPLTPRYLDQYLKWTNPIAAQGIIIVGGRF, from the coding sequence ATGTCTAAAATCAATGCGGCGGCTTTTATTCAGAAAATGAACAGTGATGTCACCCTACAGCATAAGCTGGAAAAATTGGGGAATATGGACATTGAAAGCTTGATTAATTTCGCAGCCCAGCAGGGCTATGTGTTCAACCACCAAAATTGGCGGGATGCCGTTGAATCTTCCTATGGCGAACTAGATGAGAACGTCCTTGAGCAGGTCGCAGGTGGTATCAACCCCCAACCGCTAACCCCTCGCTACCTAGACCAATATTTGAAATGGACAAACCCAATAGCTGCGCAAGGCATCATTATCGTAGGTGGTCGTTTCTAG
- a CDS encoding IS4 family transposase: MSDNLRRHRAIKQQLLQLHPQAQGRELQYLTILAMVISGIVGSRHSALPNIAAKVPDKTKRESRIIRMRRLLKNDNFNQKVVYAPFAKQLLSSLCHCPLVLVIDGSQVGAGGMGLVISVVYQGRALPLGWLVVKAKKGHLAQALHIRLLKQVHSLVPSGSQVVFLGDGEFDGCRLLRRLDYYGWQYVCRTAKNSQVWLDEQAHYAISKLGVQPGQVVSQSGVAFSKHEYGPVLVIAVWQKPYREPLYLVSNLALAQEAIRYYKKRFRIETFFSDSKSRGFRLDKSHLDDPKRLERLLLAACLAYLWIVHLGTIALAEGWNRVIHRTERLDLSLFNLGLNLLEHFLNEHLPLPVAFIPFLLEDF; the protein is encoded by the coding sequence ATGAGTGACAACCTTCGCCGACATCGTGCCATAAAACAGCAATTGTTGCAACTCCACCCACAAGCGCAGGGGCGCGAATTACAATATTTAACAATTCTAGCGATGGTGATCAGTGGGATTGTAGGTAGTCGGCATAGTGCGTTGCCTAATATCGCCGCCAAAGTGCCAGATAAAACTAAACGGGAAAGCCGCATCATCCGAATGCGCCGATTGCTCAAAAATGATAACTTTAACCAAAAAGTGGTGTATGCTCCTTTCGCCAAACAATTGCTGAGTAGCCTGTGTCATTGTCCACTGGTACTGGTGATAGATGGCAGTCAGGTTGGTGCTGGTGGAATGGGCTTAGTAATCAGTGTAGTATATCAGGGGCGGGCTTTACCTTTGGGTTGGTTGGTGGTTAAGGCTAAAAAGGGACATTTAGCTCAAGCTTTGCACATCAGATTGTTAAAGCAAGTTCACTCGTTGGTTCCGTCTGGTAGCCAAGTAGTCTTTTTGGGTGATGGTGAATTCGATGGCTGTCGTTTGTTAAGACGGTTAGATTATTACGGTTGGCAGTATGTCTGTCGTACTGCTAAAAATAGCCAGGTCTGGTTGGATGAACAAGCTCATTATGCCATCAGTAAGTTAGGGGTTCAGCCTGGTCAGGTAGTGAGTCAGAGCGGCGTAGCATTCAGCAAACACGAGTACGGACCAGTACTGGTCATAGCGGTCTGGCAAAAGCCTTACCGTGAGCCACTTTATCTGGTGAGTAATTTGGCTCTAGCCCAGGAAGCAATCCGGTACTACAAAAAGAGGTTTAGGATTGAAACCTTCTTTTCCGATAGCAAGAGCCGAGGGTTTCGGCTGGACAAGAGCCATTTGGATGACCCTAAACGGCTAGAAAGGTTATTGTTAGCGGCTTGTCTGGCTTATCTTTGGATTGTACATCTGGGTACGATAGCTTTAGCTGAAGGCTGGAACCGGGTCATTCATCGCACCGAACGACTGGATTTGAGCCTGTTCAATTTAGGTTTGAACCTGCTTGAGCATTTTTTGAATGAACATTTACCCTTACCAGTCGCCTTTATCCCTTTTCTTTTAGAGGATTTCTAA
- a CDS encoding IS3 family transposase (programmed frameshift): MTTPRKKYSPTFKAQIVQELLKEEQTLTQIASKHGVHPTQLRRWREAALTAMPANFADEAQFQKHLAAINEQHDKEKEKLYAEIGKLTIQLNWLKKKVLKVSVSRPNRLSLVEREESELALSTQAHLLQVARSSLYYQKTEPGDFEIELKRRIDLIYTDYPFYGSRRITCQLGQTGFAVNRRTVQRYMREMGLEAIAPGPNLSKRNHEHKVYPYLLRNIEASYANHVWGIDITYLPLRKSWAYLVAIIDWYSRYVVSWEVSETLEQPFVTRAVERALNRAQPVIFNSDQGSHFTSPHYTRLVEAAGSKVSMDGKGRALDNIFTERLWRSAKWENVYLADYANTAEATVGLGEYFDFYNNRRPHQSLDYQTPSRVYFG; the protein is encoded by the exons ATGACTACACCCAGAAAGAAATACTCGCCGACTTTTAAGGCTCAAATTGTCCAGGAACTCCTCAAAGAGGAGCAAACTCTAACCCAGATTGCTTCGAAACATGGGGTTCATCCCACCCAGTTGAGACGCTGGCGCGAAGCAGCATTAACGGCGATGCCTGCTAATTTTGCAGATGAAGCCCAGTTTCAGAAGCATCTGGCAGCCATCAATGAGCAACACGACAAAGAAAAAGAAAAACTTTACGCTGAAATCGGTAAGCTAACTATCCAGCTTAACTGGCTGAAAAAAAAAGT GTTGAAAGTGTCGGTATCTCGACCGAACCGTCTGAGCCTGGTCGAACGGGAAGAAAGTGAATTGGCCCTTTCCACTCAGGCCCACTTGCTACAAGTGGCACGGTCGAGCCTTTATTACCAGAAAACTGAACCTGGCGATTTTGAAATCGAGCTCAAGCGACGTATTGACCTGATCTATACCGACTATCCTTTTTACGGTTCACGGCGCATTACCTGTCAGCTCGGCCAGACTGGCTTTGCGGTTAATCGCCGGACAGTCCAGCGTTATATGCGAGAAATGGGCCTGGAAGCCATTGCTCCCGGACCAAATTTATCGAAGCGTAATCACGAGCATAAGGTTTATCCGTACCTGTTACGCAACATTGAAGCCAGCTATGCCAATCACGTTTGGGGCATTGACATAACCTATTTGCCGTTGCGTAAGAGTTGGGCCTACCTGGTTGCGATCATTGATTGGTACAGCCGCTATGTTGTAAGTTGGGAAGTAAGCGAAACTTTAGAACAACCTTTTGTGACACGGGCGGTTGAGCGAGCTTTGAATAGAGCTCAACCTGTGATTTTTAATAGCGATCAGGGCAGTCACTTTACCAGCCCGCACTACACCCGGTTGGTAGAAGCAGCCGGCAGCAAGGTCAGCATGGACGGTAAAGGTCGGGCCTTAGATAATATTTTCACCGAAAGGCTTTGGCGTTCAGCAAAGTGGGAAAATGTTTATTTAGCCGATTACGCAAATACCGCTGAAGCTACTGTTGGGTTAGGCGAATATTTCGATTTCTATAATAATCGCCGACCGCATCAGTCGCTGGATTACCAGACTCCAAGTAGGGTTTACTTCGGTTAA
- a CDS encoding Nif11-like leader peptide family RiPP precursor, producing MSKINASTFIQKMNSDVTLQHKLEKLGNMDIESLVNFAAQQGYVFSAQDWKEAVESSYSELDESSLEQVAGGLNPQPLPPGYLAHYLKWTNPLSARGIIIVSGRF from the coding sequence ATGTCTAAAATCAACGCATCAACTTTTATTCAGAAAATGAACAGTGATGTCACATTACAGCACAAGCTCGAAAAATTGGGAAACATGGATATAGAATCACTGGTTAATTTCGCAGCCCAGCAGGGTTATGTTTTCAGTGCGCAGGATTGGAAAGAAGCAGTAGAGTCCTCTTATAGCGAACTCGATGAAAGCTCGCTTGAACAAGTTGCCGGAGGGCTAAATCCCCAACCCCTGCCTCCTGGCTACCTTGCGCATTATTTGAAATGGACAAACCCATTATCCGCACGAGGCATCATTATCGTAAGCGGTCGCTTCTAA
- a CDS encoding Nif11-like leader peptide family natural product precursor, giving the protein MSKINASTFIQKMNSDVTLQHKLEKLGNIDIESLVNFAAQQGYIFSAQDWHEAIESSLGELDENALDQVAGGINPQPLPPDFTGVLSKITNKESREDNKI; this is encoded by the coding sequence ATGTCTAAAATCAACGCATCGACTTTTATTCAGAAAATGAACAGTGATGTCACCCTACAACACAAGCTCGAAAAATTGGGAAACATAGATATAGAATCGCTGGTTAATTTCGCAGCCCAACAGGGTTATATTTTTAGCGCGCAGGATTGGCATGAGGCGATTGAATCATCTCTCGGCGAGTTGGATGAGAATGCGCTTGATCAGGTCGCTGGCGGTATAAACCCACAACCATTGCCGCCGGACTTCACAGGCGTATTGTCGAAAATAACTAACAAGGAGTCGAGGGAAGATAATAAGATCTGA
- a CDS encoding transposase gives MAFNKFLDGIKLRPYQTLFRCSVLRFSRNSSAKSNETVNRTWNRPILLNPKSRRTVEILITMTTTRKAYSPAFKAQIVQELLKEGQTMTQIASKNGVHPTQLRRWRDAALKAMPKHFGIRLVIKKDQDLSKI, from the coding sequence ATGGCTTTTAACAAATTTTTGGATGGGATAAAGTTAAGGCCTTACCAAACCCTTTTTCGTTGTTCAGTTCTTCGGTTCAGCCGCAACTCTAGTGCTAAAAGTAACGAAACCGTGAATCGTACATGGAATAGACCAATATTACTTAACCCAAAGTCTAGAAGAACGGTGGAAATCTTGATAACTATGACAACTACTCGAAAAGCATATTCACCGGCTTTTAAAGCCCAGATCGTGCAAGAGCTCCTTAAAGAGGGGCAAACTATGACACAAATTGCTTCAAAAAATGGCGTTCATCCTACCCAACTACGCCGTTGGAGGGATGCGGCTCTTAAAGCGATGCCCAAGCATTTTGGTATTAGATTAGTAATTAAGAAGGATCAGGATCTCAGTAAAATTTAG
- a CDS encoding Mrp/NBP35 family ATP-binding protein, whose product MPIINDEIVLKALSTVQEPELGGDLVSRKMIRNLKIEGSNITFTIMLTTPACPLKDVMEKQSTAAIRSMVPDAGAIKINFDSDVRMNRQNPNGQQEQLLPMVKNIIAISSGKGGVGKSTVSVNLAVALAQDGARVGLLDADVYGPNIPMMMGSSEKPKQVSADKIGALEAHGVKMMSIGFLVPPGSSMTWRGPMVHGALQQLMREVEWGTLDYFIVDMPPGTGDAQLTMTQSVQLSGAVIVSTPQDVALGDAVRGIAMFQQMRVPILGIVENMSYFNCPHCGMRTEIFDHGKAEIEAKKRNIPFLGNIPIDTNIRIGGDNGVPIVVSEPDSAVAQAFKHAARQMAARISVLATRTLPVIKG is encoded by the coding sequence ATGCCTATTATAAATGACGAAATTGTGCTGAAAGCCCTTAGTACTGTGCAAGAGCCTGAATTGGGTGGTGATTTGGTGAGCCGTAAGATGATACGTAACCTAAAAATCGAGGGAAGCAATATCACCTTTACCATTATGCTTACTACTCCCGCTTGCCCTCTAAAGGATGTTATGGAAAAACAAAGCACGGCTGCTATTCGGAGCATGGTTCCCGACGCAGGTGCAATAAAGATAAACTTTGACTCCGATGTACGAATGAATCGCCAGAATCCCAATGGCCAACAGGAACAGTTGTTGCCTATGGTTAAGAATATTATCGCAATATCAAGCGGTAAGGGTGGAGTTGGCAAGTCTACCGTGAGCGTAAACCTTGCGGTGGCGTTAGCTCAGGATGGAGCTAGAGTCGGCTTGCTTGATGCAGATGTTTATGGTCCAAATATTCCCATGATGATGGGCAGTAGCGAAAAGCCAAAGCAAGTTTCGGCTGATAAAATCGGCGCATTGGAAGCGCATGGCGTAAAAATGATGTCAATCGGGTTTCTTGTACCACCGGGCAGCAGTATGACTTGGCGCGGGCCGATGGTTCATGGTGCTTTGCAGCAATTAATGCGTGAGGTAGAATGGGGTACGCTTGATTATTTTATCGTGGATATGCCTCCCGGAACTGGCGATGCCCAATTGACCATGACCCAATCGGTGCAGTTGAGTGGTGCGGTAATTGTCAGCACTCCTCAAGATGTAGCATTGGGTGATGCAGTGCGTGGAATTGCGATGTTCCAGCAAATGCGCGTGCCCATTTTAGGTATTGTTGAAAATATGAGTTATTTCAACTGCCCTCATTGCGGTATGCGTACCGAGATTTTTGATCACGGCAAGGCTGAAATAGAGGCGAAAAAACGCAACATCCCATTTTTGGGTAATATCCCGATTGATACCAATATTCGAATCGGTGGTGATAATGGCGTTCCGATAGTAGTTTCTGAACCTGATTCAGCAGTAGCACAAGCTTTCAAGCACGCAGCTCGGCAAATGGCAGCCCGTATCTCGGTACTGGCAACTCGCACCCTGCCTGTTATCAAAGGTTAA
- a CDS encoding Nif11-like leader peptide family natural product precursor, whose amino-acid sequence MSKVRALSYLDKMLNDPITQQKLFESDVNDIPGLVRFATRDGYAFTSNDWRSAIHAVFGIVLELDENALEQVAAGYRFSNYHTQRHIIRILSLDNYIGNFQSPAFA is encoded by the coding sequence ATGTCTAAGGTTAGAGCGCTTTCTTACTTGGATAAGATGCTTAACGATCCCATTACTCAGCAGAAACTGTTTGAATCTGATGTAAATGATATACCCGGATTGGTCAGATTTGCCACCAGAGATGGCTATGCTTTTACTTCCAATGACTGGCGATCAGCAATTCATGCAGTATTTGGAATAGTATTGGAACTGGATGAAAATGCGCTTGAGCAAGTAGCGGCGGGTTACCGCTTCTCAAACTATCACACCCAGCGACACATAATCAGAATACTCAGCCTAGACAATTACATTGGAAACTTCCAATCGCCTGCCTTTGCCTAA
- a CDS encoding alpha/beta hydrolase → MNIKRFKAAGLNCIEVSPLFAREDLPIVVILHGWGEWGENYSLYAPLINSLEYRFIFPNAPFKVPGALFSWFKLKYEGFFLSNLAPQVATARSYITSLLDELKARYNLPANRMALGGFSVGAMTALDTGISYQDKLAGLFSLSGFMVADTPFESSNMLNLDNYYANDRGTLEKDLRNFAISNTPVLIAHGIYDFMIPSQAGRAVYKQLKAAGVPTQLYEFIGSHQFTIDEFVTLNYFLKNAFKTALLQEAPIK, encoded by the coding sequence ATGAATATCAAGCGATTTAAAGCGGCTGGCTTGAATTGTATTGAAGTATCGCCCTTATTTGCGCGAGAAGATTTGCCTATTGTGGTGATTTTGCATGGATGGGGCGAGTGGGGCGAAAATTATTCTCTGTATGCCCCCTTAATTAATAGCTTAGAATATCGCTTTATATTTCCGAACGCTCCGTTTAAAGTTCCCGGTGCATTATTTAGCTGGTTCAAACTTAAATACGAGGGGTTTTTTCTCTCAAATCTGGCTCCCCAAGTTGCTACCGCCCGTTCTTATATCACTTCCTTGCTGGATGAACTCAAAGCACGTTATAACTTACCGGCGAATCGTATGGCTCTTGGTGGCTTTAGCGTCGGTGCGATGACTGCGTTGGATACCGGTATTAGTTATCAAGATAAATTGGCAGGGCTTTTTTCTCTCAGCGGTTTTATGGTAGCCGATACCCCATTTGAATCATCCAATATGTTGAATCTGGACAATTATTACGCGAATGACCGGGGCACATTAGAAAAGGATCTTCGGAATTTTGCAATTAGCAACACGCCGGTGTTGATTGCGCATGGCATTTATGATTTTATGATACCCTCGCAAGCCGGACGTGCTGTATATAAACAGCTAAAAGCTGCTGGTGTTCCGACCCAACTTTATGAATTCATCGGAAGCCACCAGTTTACCATTGATGAATTTGTAACTCTGAATTATTTTTTGAAAAATGCTTTTAAAACTGCCCTACTACAGGAAGCACCGATAAAATAA